From Spirochaeta isovalerica, the proteins below share one genomic window:
- a CDS encoding CheR family methyltransferase has translation MIMLDINDREFKKISELVYSRFGINLTEKKKALVRGRLNKLIVNLGFTSFSQYFDYVQEDKSGQRLLDMVDKISTNHSYFFRESDHFSYLTDSVLPAICHNNDRRPDNKLRIWCAGCANGQEAYTLAMVVNEFFTRNNSSLQPAILATDISISALETAVAGHYTEEGLSGIPAELKRRYFDMEKDGSATAKKELKDLILFKRLNFMNDSFPFKNRFDVVFCRNVMIYFDNVTKETLVNKFHRYMLDTSWLFIGHSETLGRNNSNFKYIKPSTYLRVGANG, from the coding sequence ATGATAATGCTAGATATCAACGACAGGGAATTCAAGAAAATCTCCGAGCTCGTCTACAGCCGTTTCGGTATAAACCTCACAGAGAAAAAAAAGGCTCTGGTCAGGGGAAGGTTGAACAAGCTTATCGTTAACCTTGGGTTTACATCTTTTTCTCAGTATTTCGATTATGTCCAGGAGGACAAGTCGGGACAGAGGCTTCTCGATATGGTCGATAAAATCTCGACCAACCACTCGTATTTCTTCCGGGAAAGCGACCATTTCTCTTATCTGACCGATTCGGTGCTTCCCGCTATCTGTCATAACAATGACCGGAGGCCCGACAACAAGTTGAGGATCTGGTGTGCCGGGTGCGCAAACGGACAGGAGGCTTATACGCTGGCCATGGTGGTTAATGAATTTTTCACCAGAAACAACAGTTCTCTGCAGCCGGCAATTCTGGCGACGGATATCTCCATCTCGGCCCTCGAGACGGCAGTCGCAGGTCATTACACCGAAGAAGGTCTGTCAGGCATTCCCGCCGAACTGAAGCGCCGCTATTTCGACATGGAAAAAGACGGTTCGGCTACGGCTAAAAAGGAATTGAAAGATTTGATTCTTTTTAAGCGGCTCAATTTTATGAATGACAGCTTTCCCTTCAAGAACCGCTTTGATGTGGTATTCTGCCGCAATGTCATGATCTATTTCGATAATGTCACCAAAGAGACTCTGGTCAACAAATTCCACCGTTACATGCTTGATACTTCCTGGTTGTTTATCGGCCATTCGGAAACACTCGGCCGGAATAACAGCAACTTCAAGTATATTAAACCCTCTACTTATCTACGCGTCGGAGCCAATGGTTGA
- a CDS encoding chemotaxis protein CheX gives MSFDQQKIIRAFNDAVIETFAEMAFIDVVPEPHREGKISYTGIMGLEFSRPGRGHILFYMTKDCKKELVENIYGEEWIRLSDMEIDDCLLEILNVLAGDFLKNLFGEKDKVVMSFPRLYFDEENIPGNPGQFRFVYNAEGALFFARLSLEN, from the coding sequence ATGAGTTTTGACCAACAGAAAATTATCAGGGCATTTAATGATGCTGTCATCGAAACATTCGCAGAGATGGCGTTTATCGATGTTGTTCCGGAACCTCACCGGGAAGGAAAAATCAGTTACACGGGAATCATGGGCCTGGAATTCAGCCGGCCCGGCAGGGGCCATATACTTTTTTACATGACAAAGGACTGCAAAAAAGAACTTGTCGAAAATATCTATGGAGAAGAATGGATACGGCTGAGCGATATGGAGATCGATGATTGTCTCCTGGAAATTCTCAATGTGCTGGCTGGAGATTTTCTAAAGAACCTCTTCGGAGAAAAAGATAAAGTCGTCATGTCATTTCCCAGGCTTTATTTCGATGAGGAGAATATTCCCGGCAACCCCGGTCAGTTCAGATTTGTGTACAATGCTGAAGGCGCTCTTTTTTTCGCCAGGCTCAGTCTCGAGAATTGA
- a CDS encoding RNA methyltransferase has product MSNPFLDRIKIVLCRPEGGRNVGSICRTMENMGLSRLAIVGDISELNLKEVKGMAIHAGHIFDTAEFCTSLPEALNHTIMAAGITRRRGNRRKSFSYLPEELAEKASMTGEGTIALVFGNEQNGLNGSELAACTTACHIPSSPINPSLNLAQAVQVLAYVFYRQSEEKVGRFIPVELDAVDRLTGTIIDTLEGIGYFDKPDRFDTRAYFRDILSRATLSPREARHMEKVFRKIAYLKKRLPI; this is encoded by the coding sequence ATGAGCAATCCTTTCCTCGATCGTATAAAAATTGTACTCTGCCGGCCGGAAGGCGGAAGAAATGTCGGTTCTATCTGCCGGACAATGGAGAACATGGGCCTCAGCCGATTAGCCATTGTTGGTGATATTTCTGAGCTGAACCTGAAGGAAGTAAAAGGGATGGCCATACATGCCGGTCATATTTTCGATACAGCGGAGTTCTGCACAAGTCTGCCCGAAGCGCTGAACCATACAATCATGGCTGCCGGAATTACGAGACGGAGAGGCAACAGAAGAAAAAGCTTTTCCTACCTTCCGGAAGAACTGGCGGAGAAAGCTTCCATGACAGGAGAAGGTACGATTGCACTTGTATTCGGAAATGAGCAGAACGGCCTCAACGGATCGGAATTAGCCGCTTGCACCACAGCCTGCCACATACCCTCATCTCCGATTAATCCGTCGCTTAATCTGGCACAGGCCGTTCAGGTTCTCGCTTATGTTTTCTACCGGCAGAGCGAAGAAAAGGTGGGGCGTTTCATTCCGGTGGAGCTGGATGCCGTAGACAGGTTAACCGGAACCATAATCGACACGCTGGAGGGAATCGGTTATTTCGATAAACCGGACCGCTTCGATACGAGGGCTTATTTCAGGGATATTCTATCCCGGGCGACGCTCAGTCCGAGAGAAGCCCGGCATATGGAGAAAGTTTTCAGGAAGATAGCTTATCTGAAAAAGAGGTTACCTATCTGA
- the udk gene encoding uridine kinase, with protein MSRPQLIGITGGSGSGKTTIVRKISEIIPDFVFIPQDNYYKSAEFISNSNITAFNFDHPEAFDTELLRDQLSDLRTGKSVDMPQYDFVHHRRKEETIHVEPKNVIILEGIMVLTDKRIRDLLDLKIYVDTPDDIRFIRRLQRDVEERGRTYDSVINQYLNVVRPGHYEFIEPTKNYADIIIPEGGFNTGALQVLASFMKDIAENGNISNS; from the coding sequence ATGAGCAGACCGCAGTTAATTGGAATTACAGGGGGATCCGGTTCGGGAAAAACGACTATCGTCAGGAAAATCTCGGAAATCATACCCGATTTCGTTTTCATCCCCCAGGATAATTATTACAAATCGGCGGAGTTCATCTCCAACAGCAACATCACGGCCTTCAACTTCGACCACCCCGAAGCCTTCGATACGGAACTGCTCCGCGACCAGCTCTCTGATCTGCGCACCGGTAAATCCGTCGATATGCCCCAGTATGACTTTGTGCACCACAGAAGAAAAGAAGAAACGATTCATGTGGAACCGAAAAACGTGATTATTCTAGAAGGGATCATGGTTCTGACCGACAAGAGAATACGGGATCTTCTGGATCTGAAGATTTATGTCGATACGCCCGATGATATCCGCTTCATCCGAAGGCTCCAGCGCGATGTCGAGGAAAGGGGGAGAACTTACGATTCGGTTATTAATCAATATCTGAACGTGGTGCGTCCCGGCCATTACGAGTTTATAGAACCCACCAAGAATTACGCTGACATCATCATCCCCGAAGGGGGATTCAATACAGGAGCCCTGCAGGTCCTCGCCTCTTTTATGAAAGATATTGCGGAGAACGGCAATATTTCCAATTCCTGA
- a CDS encoding ABC transporter substrate-binding protein, which yields MDKPGEEVITITDSSGNKAVFDSLPQRITFSGKASNLVADVLYMFPEAAQRIVGVGNTNQFSGPFAAVLDPDFEDKFYFEHSAGPEQLAVSRPDLVILKNYLKGSLGDPLGQLDIPVLYLDLESPESYEKDLQVLGQIFGNPDRADELIRYYREGMRFVTDRTASLGDKPDVLFLYHSTKDGVSAFNTPPEEWIQTRMVEMAGGRPVWADAHSGSGWNKVNMEQIAAWNPDQVYIVAYKENVDEVLDEIYSSPQWKEMKSAQKEMIKAFPVDYYSWDQPDSRWILGLKWLGKMMHPDLFEDLNIEKEARSFFKDLYGLTDEQFEREIASRLGWKD from the coding sequence ATGGATAAACCCGGAGAGGAAGTTATAACCATAACTGATTCATCGGGCAACAAGGCCGTCTTCGATAGTCTGCCTCAAAGAATCACCTTTTCTGGCAAAGCTTCCAATCTTGTTGCGGATGTTCTCTATATGTTTCCTGAAGCTGCACAGAGAATTGTCGGCGTGGGTAATACGAACCAGTTCAGCGGACCCTTCGCCGCGGTACTCGATCCTGATTTTGAAGATAAGTTTTATTTTGAACACAGCGCCGGTCCCGAGCAGCTCGCCGTTTCCAGGCCGGATCTGGTCATATTGAAAAACTATCTGAAAGGCTCTCTGGGAGATCCACTGGGGCAGCTGGATATTCCCGTTCTCTATCTCGATCTGGAATCTCCCGAATCCTATGAAAAAGATCTGCAGGTTCTGGGGCAGATTTTCGGGAATCCCGACAGAGCCGATGAGCTCATCCGCTATTACAGAGAGGGTATGCGGTTCGTTACTGACCGGACCGCTTCCCTTGGAGATAAACCGGATGTCCTGTTCCTTTATCATTCGACAAAAGACGGAGTTTCAGCTTTTAATACGCCGCCGGAAGAGTGGATTCAAACGCGCATGGTCGAAATGGCCGGAGGCAGACCGGTCTGGGCGGACGCTCACTCAGGAAGCGGGTGGAACAAGGTCAATATGGAGCAGATTGCCGCCTGGAATCCCGATCAGGTTTATATCGTCGCCTACAAGGAAAATGTCGATGAGGTTCTCGATGAGATATATTCATCACCCCAGTGGAAAGAGATGAAATCCGCTCAGAAGGAAATGATAAAAGCTTTTCCTGTGGATTATTACAGCTGGGACCAACCCGACAGCCGATGGATTCTCGGGTTGAAATGGCTTGGGAAAATGATGCATCCCGACCTTTTTGAAGATTTGAATATCGAGAAGGAGGCAAGAAGTTTTTTCAAGGATCTCTACGGTCTCACAGATGAACAGTTTGAACGGGAGATTGCTTCCCGATTGGGATGGAAAGACTGA
- a CDS encoding response regulator codes for MAYERILIVDDSATSRMIIKRCFHIAGYEKSEYAEAEDGLAALNFLKDNPVDLIVSDLNMPRMDGTTFIRRLKMKDSAAHIPVIVISSMGNDAVRDELEGTAVLSVIRKPLSPAKILEALGEGSGEGEGDEF; via the coding sequence ATGGCATACGAAAGAATTTTGATAGTGGACGACTCAGCTACATCGAGAATGATAATCAAACGGTGTTTTCACATAGCGGGTTATGAAAAGTCGGAATACGCAGAAGCGGAAGACGGTCTGGCGGCTCTGAATTTCCTGAAAGATAATCCTGTGGATCTCATCGTATCGGATTTGAATATGCCCCGCATGGACGGCACGACTTTTATCAGGCGACTGAAAATGAAGGATAGCGCGGCCCATATTCCCGTTATCGTCATTTCCAGCATGGGCAACGATGCTGTTCGCGATGAACTGGAAGGTACGGCTGTTCTTTCGGTCATCAGAAAACCTCTGTCCCCGGCAAAAATCCTCGAAGCCCTGGGCGAAGGATCCGGAGAAGGAGAAGGCGATGAGTTTTGA
- a CDS encoding ABC transporter ATP-binding protein translates to MTDPIVKLDQIRFHYSGGERDVLRQLSLEIRKGDIVAILGPNGVGKTTLLHLILGWLKPEEGSISVNGKPISEYGRKEMGKMTGLVPQDEHITFDYSLLEYVLHGRYPHLKSLEAPGPEDRIIALESLKRVGMDTLAERPVTHLSGGEKQLVLIARSLTQEPSVVLLDEPMSNLDIANKRMIINVLRSLKKEGVTILFTTHEPEIAATLCDSVILMGRDKHIEQGPADAILTGDALSRIYEIPVDIVSHDGRKIIMWY, encoded by the coding sequence ATGACCGATCCCATAGTCAAGCTCGACCAAATTCGTTTTCATTATTCAGGCGGAGAGCGGGATGTTCTGAGGCAGTTATCTCTGGAAATCCGGAAAGGAGATATCGTCGCTATACTGGGTCCGAACGGAGTCGGGAAAACAACTCTTCTCCACCTCATACTGGGATGGCTGAAACCGGAAGAGGGATCGATCTCCGTCAATGGCAAGCCCATAAGCGAATACGGAAGAAAGGAAATGGGAAAAATGACCGGCCTCGTTCCACAGGATGAGCATATCACCTTCGATTACTCGCTTCTCGAATATGTCCTGCATGGCAGGTATCCCCATTTAAAATCTCTTGAAGCTCCCGGTCCCGAAGATAGAATCATTGCCCTCGAATCGCTGAAAAGGGTGGGTATGGATACTCTGGCCGAGCGGCCGGTAACCCATCTGAGCGGAGGCGAGAAACAACTTGTACTCATAGCCAGATCTCTGACCCAGGAACCATCGGTGGTACTCCTTGATGAGCCGATGAGCAATCTCGATATTGCCAACAAACGAATGATAATCAATGTATTGCGCTCGCTCAAGAAAGAAGGGGTGACCATACTTTTTACAACCCATGAACCGGAAATCGCCGCCACTCTCTGCGATTCGGTAATCCTTATGGGCCGGGATAAACATATCGAACAGGGCCCGGCCGATGCTATCCTGACAGGGGACGCGCTTAGCCGAATTTATGAAATACCAGTAGACATCGTAAGCCACGATGGCAGAAAAATTATAATGTGGTATTGA
- a CDS encoding FecCD family ABC transporter permease, which yields MERLKKLFYLFLILILLTAFSLFVGRYPSPGVMNPKLLQTDALALKLVMNLRLPRILTSLLLGSVLAGSGLVFQMIFSNPLVEPGFLGVSQGAAFGAAFSIIFFGSSLILIQGSAAFFALSGLALSYFIARRIRYGGWILRLILSGIAISALFSAGLGLMKFAADPMSQLPEITFWLLGGLWSVTWRDFFVILPVSLISLIITFLMRWKLNILNLDDETAYSLGVAPERDRIIFLFTATAATAAVISVSGIVNWVGLIVPHIARRYFRTDTRFSIPAAMMMGALFTLICDTIARTFFSGEIPLGILTSLIGAVLFLVLLTGKQTGVNR from the coding sequence ATGGAAAGACTGAAAAAACTTTTTTATCTCTTTCTCATTCTCATTCTCCTGACTGCTTTTTCTCTTTTTGTCGGACGTTATCCCTCTCCCGGTGTCATGAATCCGAAGCTTCTTCAGACCGATGCGCTCGCATTGAAGCTGGTTATGAATCTCCGGTTGCCCAGGATTCTGACTTCCCTGCTCCTCGGTTCCGTTCTCGCCGGTTCCGGTCTGGTTTTCCAGATGATTTTTTCCAATCCTCTGGTTGAGCCCGGTTTTCTCGGAGTCTCCCAGGGGGCGGCTTTCGGTGCCGCTTTTTCCATAATCTTTTTCGGTTCCTCACTTATACTCATTCAGGGCTCAGCTGCTTTTTTTGCCCTTTCCGGTTTAGCTTTATCCTACTTTATCGCCAGGAGAATCCGTTATGGCGGATGGATTCTTAGACTCATACTCTCGGGTATTGCCATTTCGGCTCTATTCTCTGCCGGCCTGGGCCTGATGAAATTCGCTGCCGATCCCATGAGTCAGCTTCCGGAAATAACCTTCTGGCTTCTCGGCGGTTTATGGAGTGTCACCTGGAGAGACTTTTTCGTTATTCTTCCCGTATCGCTCATATCTCTCATTATCACTTTTCTTATGAGATGGAAGCTCAATATTCTCAATCTGGATGATGAAACAGCTTACTCACTCGGTGTCGCACCGGAGAGAGACAGAATCATTTTTCTTTTTACTGCCACAGCGGCCACAGCGGCTGTCATATCCGTGAGCGGTATCGTCAACTGGGTCGGATTGATCGTCCCCCATATCGCCCGCCGATATTTCAGAACCGATACGCGGTTCAGCATTCCCGCGGCAATGATGATGGGAGCTCTGTTTACCCTTATCTGCGATACGATCGCCCGGACTTTTTTTTCCGGAGAGATCCCGCTCGGCATTCTCACATCTCTTATCGGCGCCGTACTATTTCTTGTCCTTCTTACAGGAAAACAGACGGGAGTGAACCGATGA
- a CDS encoding chemotaxis protein CheD, translating to MKQLEVGIGGFEVSADKDSTIKTYALGSCVALIIYDKVNHVGGMIHIALPDSEINREKAESLPAYFADTGLPLLFKKMNETGAKRSSSWIKMAGGASVIKSCESFDIGKRNILAVRKILWNKKLGIAKEDVGGDYSRTVSLNIEDGTVTVSNSGRNWTL from the coding sequence GTGAAGCAGCTGGAAGTGGGAATCGGCGGATTTGAAGTCTCGGCCGATAAAGACAGCACAATAAAAACATACGCACTCGGTTCCTGCGTGGCCCTTATCATTTATGATAAGGTAAATCATGTCGGCGGCATGATTCATATCGCCCTTCCCGATTCGGAAATCAACAGAGAAAAAGCGGAATCCCTACCGGCTTATTTTGCCGATACGGGCCTGCCGCTTCTCTTTAAAAAGATGAATGAAACAGGGGCGAAACGCTCTTCCAGCTGGATTAAGATGGCCGGCGGCGCCTCAGTGATAAAAAGCTGCGAATCCTTTGATATCGGAAAAAGGAACATTCTTGCCGTGCGGAAAATTCTCTGGAACAAAAAGCTGGGAATTGCCAAAGAAGATGTGGGAGGAGATTACAGCCGCACCGTCTCACTCAATATTGAAGACGGTACAGTAACTGTTAGCAATTCGGGCAGGAATTGGACATTGTAG
- a CDS encoding chemotaxis protein CheA, producing MTANDFFTSFSGFLDTFTPGDLVGTMEFKEFVDEGKEHYPPEGRSLFLDLSALLHCYILEGENDELNSQFESLKAKIGQLKSPSPVQVNQEKTADDPMCPAPVKIDDREVLDSFLQESHDHLDTIEERILALETNPDTDLIDDIFRSMHTIKGVASFIGLNNIKNISHTLESLLDRLRDNELAVDSDLISVLLDGTDVLSNLIACIERDAEEKRNEGRELVLCEPSVDISLLVEKISLIGNEDKSGTPMESVETEVPTDSFDDLITGEMIQKFIEETSDLLDNAEHEILELENGSPDVEHVDRAFRKLHTIKGNAGFFGFEAIEETAMETESLLDEIRKGKKDGDHRNVSIILKQLDIIRARLSSLIDQPEPSEGENNRKEPYKPIGDVLIDLGVSREDIEHAANLQNKKLGEILIEEGVVSERTLDQALQSQNRSIGGMPSISVKRKDIRIDMDKLDRLFDMVGELITAEAMVVDSEDLKGMELRDFQKSALHLSKITREIQSITMSMRMIPLEGLFNKMKRLVRDLSRKMDKPVQLNISGADTEMDRNVIEEISDPLVHIIRNAIDHGLENRSERSGKGKPSVGSVNLDARYEGNEIWITVSDDGAGLNRERIVENAMEKGLLSEEGDDLPDEDIWKLIFEPGFSTTETVSEISGRGVGMDVVKRNIEKLRGRIDIQTEWGKGTDMVLRIPLTLAIIDAISCMIGSMTLAFQSSDVIEFLKYSDDLFTHTGQGNRVINLRSEIIPVIELWEFYNIRREQRSHENDVLVVITAGGVKSALIVDSILGSKQMVVKALPELLEETRAISGCSVLGNGDVCLIVDAAALIRETLE from the coding sequence ATGACAGCTAATGATTTTTTTACCAGTTTTTCCGGTTTTCTCGATACCTTTACTCCGGGCGACCTGGTAGGCACTATGGAATTCAAGGAATTCGTCGATGAGGGGAAAGAGCACTATCCTCCTGAAGGCAGGAGTCTTTTCCTCGATCTTTCAGCTCTTCTCCACTGTTACATTCTCGAAGGGGAAAACGATGAATTGAACAGCCAGTTCGAGTCTCTTAAAGCTAAAATCGGCCAGTTGAAAAGTCCTTCTCCCGTTCAGGTAAACCAGGAGAAAACGGCTGATGACCCGATGTGTCCCGCTCCGGTGAAAATAGATGACAGAGAGGTGCTCGATTCTTTTCTGCAGGAATCCCATGATCATCTGGACACTATTGAAGAGCGGATTCTCGCCCTCGAGACCAATCCCGATACCGATCTGATCGATGATATATTCCGCTCAATGCACACGATTAAAGGCGTGGCGTCTTTTATCGGTCTCAATAATATTAAAAATATCAGTCATACCCTCGAATCTCTGCTGGATCGGCTCCGCGATAATGAGCTTGCCGTCGATTCCGATCTGATCAGTGTTCTGCTCGATGGTACGGATGTTCTTTCGAATCTCATAGCCTGCATCGAAAGGGATGCGGAAGAAAAAAGGAATGAAGGCAGAGAACTTGTGCTTTGCGAACCCTCCGTCGATATTTCCCTTCTGGTAGAAAAAATATCTCTGATCGGCAATGAAGATAAAAGCGGGACTCCTATGGAATCCGTTGAAACCGAGGTTCCGACCGACAGCTTCGACGACCTGATTACCGGTGAGATGATCCAGAAATTCATTGAGGAGACCTCCGATCTGCTGGACAATGCGGAACATGAAATCCTTGAACTGGAAAACGGATCGCCCGATGTGGAACACGTTGATCGGGCTTTCAGAAAGCTCCATACGATAAAAGGAAACGCCGGGTTTTTCGGTTTTGAGGCAATCGAAGAAACGGCGATGGAAACGGAATCTCTCCTCGATGAAATCCGGAAAGGGAAGAAAGATGGGGATCACAGAAATGTCTCTATCATATTGAAACAGCTTGATATTATCAGAGCCCGGCTTTCTTCCCTTATTGATCAGCCTGAACCGTCCGAGGGGGAAAACAACAGGAAAGAGCCTTACAAACCGATCGGCGATGTGCTGATTGATCTCGGTGTTTCCCGGGAGGACATCGAACATGCTGCCAATCTTCAGAACAAAAAGCTCGGAGAGATCCTCATTGAGGAAGGTGTGGTTTCGGAACGGACTCTCGATCAGGCGCTTCAGTCCCAAAACAGATCTATTGGCGGAATGCCCTCCATTTCGGTTAAGCGGAAAGATATCCGAATTGATATGGATAAACTGGACCGCCTCTTCGATATGGTCGGCGAGCTCATTACCGCCGAGGCCATGGTTGTCGATTCGGAAGACCTGAAGGGGATGGAGCTGCGGGATTTTCAGAAATCCGCTCTTCATCTCTCCAAGATCACCAGGGAAATCCAGAGCATAACAATGTCCATGAGAATGATACCTCTCGAAGGGCTCTTCAATAAAATGAAACGACTTGTCCGCGATCTTTCCAGAAAAATGGATAAACCGGTACAGCTCAATATCAGCGGCGCCGACACGGAGATGGACCGCAATGTCATCGAAGAGATATCAGACCCCCTCGTCCATATCATCCGCAACGCCATTGATCACGGCCTGGAAAACAGAAGCGAAAGGAGCGGAAAAGGAAAACCGTCTGTGGGCAGCGTCAATCTCGATGCCCGCTACGAAGGAAATGAGATCTGGATAACCGTCAGCGATGACGGAGCGGGTCTCAATCGCGAAAGAATTGTAGAAAATGCCATGGAGAAAGGGCTCCTCAGTGAAGAGGGGGATGATCTTCCCGATGAGGATATCTGGAAGCTTATATTCGAACCGGGCTTCTCAACGACGGAAACGGTATCGGAGATTTCCGGACGGGGTGTCGGCATGGATGTGGTTAAGCGGAATATCGAAAAGCTCCGGGGCAGAATAGACATACAAACCGAATGGGGAAAGGGAACCGATATGGTGCTCAGAATACCCCTGACGCTGGCCATAATCGACGCCATCAGCTGCATGATCGGCTCCATGACTCTGGCATTCCAGTCTTCCGATGTTATCGAATTTCTCAAATACTCCGACGATCTTTTCACACACACGGGGCAGGGGAACAGGGTCATTAATCTCAGATCTGAAATAATCCCTGTAATTGAATTGTGGGAGTTCTATAATATAAGAAGAGAGCAGCGCAGTCATGAAAATGATGTCCTCGTCGTGATAACGGCCGGAGGTGTCAAATCGGCGCTCATCGTCGACTCCATTCTGGGAAGCAAGCAGATGGTTGTGAAAGCCCTGCCCGAACTTCTGGAGGAAACCAGAGCCATTTCTGGCTGCAGCGTACTTGGGAACGGAGATGTCTGCCTTATTGTAGATGCGGCGGCATTAATAAGGGAAACACTGGAATAG
- a CDS encoding chemotaxis protein CheW — MEAVKQSEDDIFLVDDDDDLQNQNKYLLFNLGNEVFGLKISSIIQIVEMQKVTEVPDMPPYIKGVINQRGKVIPLMDLRLRFGMPEREYDDRNCIIIVSIHDTFIGFIVDTVAEVHDIEDKDIDPSPGFKKSNLKEKYISGLGKIGDDVKILLDVEKIITPDDLEQAGAS; from the coding sequence ATGGAAGCAGTAAAACAGAGCGAAGATGACATTTTTCTGGTAGATGATGACGACGATCTTCAGAATCAGAACAAATATCTGCTTTTCAATCTGGGCAATGAAGTATTCGGACTGAAAATCAGCAGTATTATTCAGATTGTGGAAATGCAGAAGGTGACGGAAGTCCCCGATATGCCGCCCTATATCAAAGGGGTTATCAATCAGAGGGGCAAGGTTATACCGCTTATGGATCTGAGACTCCGTTTCGGAATGCCCGAAAGAGAGTATGATGACAGAAACTGCATAATCATCGTCAGCATTCACGACACTTTTATAGGTTTTATTGTCGATACGGTCGCGGAAGTACACGATATCGAAGATAAGGATATCGATCCCTCTCCAGGCTTTAAAAAAAGCAATCTGAAAGAAAAGTATATCAGCGGATTGGGGAAAATCGGCGATGATGTGAAAATCCTTCTCGATGTAGAGAAGATTATCACTCCCGATGATCTTGAGCAGGCTGGCGCTTCATGA
- a CDS encoding protein-glutamate methylesterase/protein-glutamine glutaminase gives MKNRIRVLIIDDSALAREILSKGLSRYEDLEVVGTAADVYEGRDKIVYLQPDVLTLDIEMPRMDGVEFLRRLIPQYPIPVIVVSSLTSANAKVTLDALDFGAVDYIQKPSSRFGNKLTDMMDELHAKLVQASTVDVNRIRKNYNYKVSRPGTVLTGTTGKVIAIGASTGGTVAIRKIVEEFPPDIPGSVIVQHMPEGFTKMFAEKLNQSCRVEVKEAETGDRILMGRVLVAPGNKQLYIVRRGGDYIVQCKEEERINGHCPSVEPLFDSAAKHCGSNAIGVMLTGMGADGADAMVRLRESGARTLAQDRETSVVFGMPGEAFARGGAEILVPIEKITQTILRFLKEMK, from the coding sequence TTGAAGAACCGCATTAGAGTACTCATTATCGACGATTCCGCTCTTGCCAGAGAAATCCTGTCAAAGGGGCTCTCCCGGTATGAAGATCTGGAAGTCGTCGGGACAGCTGCTGATGTTTACGAAGGACGGGATAAGATCGTCTATCTCCAACCGGATGTTCTGACCCTTGATATCGAAATGCCCCGGATGGACGGCGTCGAGTTCTTAAGAAGGCTCATTCCCCAGTATCCCATTCCGGTTATCGTCGTGTCTTCTCTGACATCTGCAAATGCCAAAGTGACTCTCGATGCACTAGACTTCGGCGCAGTTGATTATATTCAAAAGCCATCGTCACGTTTCGGCAATAAACTGACCGATATGATGGATGAACTTCACGCCAAGCTGGTTCAGGCTTCGACTGTTGATGTCAACCGCATCAGGAAAAATTACAATTACAAAGTCAGCCGTCCGGGAACCGTTCTCACCGGAACGACCGGTAAAGTCATTGCTATAGGAGCCTCGACAGGAGGAACTGTCGCCATCAGGAAAATCGTCGAGGAATTCCCTCCCGACATTCCAGGTTCCGTCATCGTCCAGCATATGCCTGAGGGCTTTACGAAAATGTTTGCGGAAAAGCTCAATCAGTCATGCCGTGTGGAAGTTAAGGAAGCGGAAACCGGAGACAGAATTCTAATGGGACGGGTCCTGGTCGCTCCGGGTAACAAACAGCTCTACATTGTAAGACGGGGGGGCGATTATATTGTTCAGTGTAAAGAGGAAGAACGGATCAACGGGCATTGCCCGTCGGTCGAGCCTCTTTTTGATTCGGCGGCTAAACACTGCGGTTCCAATGCTATCGGCGTTATGTTGACCGGAATGGGAGCCGACGGGGCGGACGCCATGGTCAGGCTCAGGGAATCCGGAGCCAGGACGCTGGCTCAGGATCGGGAAACATCGGTTGTTTTCGGGATGCCCGGTGAAGCTTTTGCCAGAGGCGGAGCGGAAATCCTGGTTCCCATAGAAAAAATTACACAAACCATACTGCGTTTTCTCAAGGAGATGAAGTGA